One Dehalococcoidia bacterium genomic window carries:
- a CDS encoding acyl-CoA dehydrogenase family protein: MDFCFTSEQDAFRKEIRDFLDAELTTEMRREMAERPEEGGFSPEFSRKLARKGLIGVAWPREYGGKGMGYIERLIYNEEMTYAQAPVRFHHMSERQMGPSIILYGTEEQKKEFLPRITAGDLCFCAGYTEPGAGSDLASLQARAVLDGDDFVVNGQKTYTSGAHMAQYIWLACRTNPDVPKHKGVSVLIVDMQSPGLTVRPLITMSGGRFSEVFFDNVRVPRRNLVGELNQGWYIVASNLDFERSGIERVAANALLFEKLVAYVRAATVNGRRLADDPLVRARLAETAIEFQVGQRLAYRVAWLMSQGKHPNHEASMSKVFGSELSQRVTAIALQVMGLAGQLGPGSRWAPLDGTFLSPFLGAVSDTIRGGTSEVQRNIIASRGLGLPRA, encoded by the coding sequence ATGGACTTCTGCTTCACATCCGAGCAGGACGCCTTCCGCAAGGAGATCCGCGACTTCCTCGATGCCGAACTGACCACCGAGATGCGGCGGGAGATGGCCGAGCGCCCGGAGGAGGGCGGCTTCTCACCGGAGTTCTCCCGCAAGCTCGCCCGGAAGGGGCTGATAGGCGTGGCGTGGCCCAGGGAGTACGGCGGCAAAGGCATGGGGTACATCGAGCGGCTCATCTACAATGAGGAGATGACATACGCGCAGGCCCCGGTCCGCTTCCACCACATGTCGGAGCGGCAGATGGGGCCGAGCATCATCCTGTACGGCACGGAGGAGCAGAAGAAGGAGTTCCTGCCGCGCATCACCGCCGGCGATCTCTGCTTCTGCGCCGGCTACACCGAGCCGGGCGCAGGCTCCGACCTCGCCTCGCTGCAGGCGCGCGCCGTGCTGGACGGCGATGACTTCGTGGTCAACGGCCAGAAGACCTACACCAGCGGAGCGCACATGGCCCAGTACATATGGCTGGCCTGCCGCACGAACCCGGACGTCCCCAAGCACAAAGGCGTCAGCGTGCTCATCGTGGACATGCAGTCGCCGGGCCTCACCGTCCGCCCGCTCATCACCATGTCCGGAGGCCGCTTCAGCGAGGTCTTCTTCGACAACGTGCGCGTGCCGCGCCGCAACCTCGTCGGCGAGCTGAACCAGGGCTGGTACATCGTCGCCTCAAACCTCGACTTCGAGCGGTCGGGCATCGAGCGCGTCGCCGCCAACGCGCTGCTGTTCGAGAAGCTGGTAGCGTACGTACGCGCGGCCACGGTGAACGGACGGCGGCTGGCGGACGACCCGCTGGTGCGGGCGCGCCTGGCGGAGACGGCCATCGAGTTCCAAGTGGGCCAGCGGCTGGCGTACCGCGTGGCGTGGCTGATGAGCCAGGGCAAGCACCCCAACCACGAGGCGTCCATGTCTAAGGTGTTCGGCAGCGAGCTGAGCCAGCGTGTGACCGCCATTGCCCTACAGGTGATGGGCCTCGCCGGGCAACTGGGGCCGGGTTCGCGCTGGGCGCCGCTGGACGGCACGTTCCTCAGCCCCTTCCTGGGCGCCGTGTCCGACACCATCCGCGGCGGCACGTCCGAAGTCCAGCGCAACATCATCGCGTCGCGCGGACTGGGCCTCCCCAGGGCCTAG